A portion of the Gossypium arboreum isolate Shixiya-1 chromosome 8, ASM2569848v2, whole genome shotgun sequence genome contains these proteins:
- the LOC108469244 gene encoding uncharacterized protein LOC108469244 isoform X2: protein MCIAAFIWQAHPLYPLLLLQNRDEYHNRPTKALAWWDVDGCEILGGRDEVAGGTWLACSRQGSVAFLTNVLELHPRPDAKTRGDLPLLFLESTKSPMEFAEQLATDAHQFNGFNLIVAAIPSKSMVYISNRPKGEPIDIQQVSPGLHVLSNAKLDSPWHKAQRLGKGFKQMLNRYGENEINVKEMVEKLMKDKVKADKSKLPGICAVDMEFNLSSIFVEMDTPLGLYGTRSTAAMTVGAGGEVSFYDKYLEKGVWFERTVNYHIQKLK, encoded by the exons ATGTGTATTGCTGCTTTCATTTGGCAAGCTCATCCACTCTACCCTCTTCTGCTTTTACAAAACAGAGATGAATACCACAACAG GCCTACGAAGGCACTTGCATGGTGGGATGTTGATGGTTGTGAGATATTAGGAGGAAGAGATGAAGTAGCAGGAGGGACATGGTTGGCTTGTTCAAGACAAGGCAGCGTTGCTTTTCTCACCAATGTGTTGGAGCTTCATCCCCGTCCCGACGCCAAGACCCGCGGTGATCTTCCACTTCTTTTCCTGGAG AGCACAAAGAGCCCCATGGAATTTGCGGAGCAACTGGCCACCGATGCTCATCAGTTCAATGGATTTAACCTCATAGTGGCTGCTATTCCTTCCAAATCAATGGTTTACATCTCGAACAGGCCAAAGGGGGAACCCATTGACATTCAACAGGTTTCTCCGGGGCTTCATGTTCTTTCAAATGCCAAGCTTGACTCTCCCTGGCATAAG GCTCAGCGGCTAGGTAAAGGCTTCAAACAGATGCTCAATAGATACGGTGAAAATGAAATAAACGTGAAAGAAATGGTTGAGAAACTTATGAAAGATAAAGTGAAAGCTGATAAAAGTAAGTTACCTGGCATATGTGCTGTCGACATGGAGTTCAACCTTAGCTCCATATTTGTGGAAATGGACACCCCACTG GGGCTTTATGGAACAAGGAGTACTGCAGCAATGACCGTAGGTGCTGGTGGGGAAGTTAGCTTTTATGACAAGTATCTAGAAAAGGGTGTGTGGTTTGAGAGAACCGTCAATTATCATATCCAGAAGCTCAAGTAG
- the LOC108469244 gene encoding uncharacterized protein LOC108469244 isoform X1: MCIAAFIWQAHPLYPLLLLQNRDEYHNRPTKALAWWDVDGCEILGGRDEVAGGTWLACSRQGSVAFLTNVLELHPRPDAKTRGDLPLLFLESTKSPMEFAEQLATDAHQFNGFNLIVAAIPSKSMVYISNRPKGEPIDIQQVSPGLHVLSNAKLDSPWHKAQRLGKGFKQMLNRYGENEINVKEMVEKLMKDKVKADKSKLPGICAVDMEFNLSSIFVEMDTPLVKFQGLYGTRSTAAMTVGAGGEVSFYDKYLEKGVWFERTVNYHIQKLK; this comes from the exons ATGTGTATTGCTGCTTTCATTTGGCAAGCTCATCCACTCTACCCTCTTCTGCTTTTACAAAACAGAGATGAATACCACAACAG GCCTACGAAGGCACTTGCATGGTGGGATGTTGATGGTTGTGAGATATTAGGAGGAAGAGATGAAGTAGCAGGAGGGACATGGTTGGCTTGTTCAAGACAAGGCAGCGTTGCTTTTCTCACCAATGTGTTGGAGCTTCATCCCCGTCCCGACGCCAAGACCCGCGGTGATCTTCCACTTCTTTTCCTGGAG AGCACAAAGAGCCCCATGGAATTTGCGGAGCAACTGGCCACCGATGCTCATCAGTTCAATGGATTTAACCTCATAGTGGCTGCTATTCCTTCCAAATCAATGGTTTACATCTCGAACAGGCCAAAGGGGGAACCCATTGACATTCAACAGGTTTCTCCGGGGCTTCATGTTCTTTCAAATGCCAAGCTTGACTCTCCCTGGCATAAG GCTCAGCGGCTAGGTAAAGGCTTCAAACAGATGCTCAATAGATACGGTGAAAATGAAATAAACGTGAAAGAAATGGTTGAGAAACTTATGAAAGATAAAGTGAAAGCTGATAAAAGTAAGTTACCTGGCATATGTGCTGTCGACATGGAGTTCAACCTTAGCTCCATATTTGTGGAAATGGACACCCCACTGGTAAAATTCCAA GGGCTTTATGGAACAAGGAGTACTGCAGCAATGACCGTAGGTGCTGGTGGGGAAGTTAGCTTTTATGACAAGTATCTAGAAAAGGGTGTGTGGTTTGAGAGAACCGTCAATTATCATATCCAGAAGCTCAAGTAG
- the LOC108468603 gene encoding uncharacterized protein LOC108468603: protein MEGSKSFGRKVKRATKVVSGNDDENCQSFNTAAQVDGSSPDPGDASLRKIQQFPKHDTVKLGEHNFLLWKQQVLLILEGYGLQDFVLGTINTHSQSVLDKDGNLVPNLVFLFHKQQDKLLASWLLSTICDEILVHLTGAQSSFDVWSTVVLHFASKYTLTVSTLRHSLYFQKKDLPMEFESIQIVASEMRVPLDPLANVAQQCENTDNSNNRFDRGPRSSYKCNGKFSRGRGRRRKFGHTKPQCQLCGRVGHTVQKCYYRFDETFEDSGASNHVINDLDNLKDVTPYIGNHKLYMGNGEPVPVAHFTKDNQVYFEFHPVHCFVKDIKTWNILLVGYIHNVLYKFDLSASPRASTALFSLATIHATHLRTPTPSTSVFSLWHRRYTWLYLIKHKSEALVKFLHLHKFIEVQFGCKVKVLSQLRIHHRLSCPHTSEQNGLVERKHRHIVDIGMTLLVQAKVHMHLWAYAFISAVLLINRLPTSVLDEKSPYELLHKSLPDYMHLRLFGCRCYPYLQPFNTHKLQFHSKPCVFLSYSRVHKAYKCLDDAGKMFLSRHVVFDETCFPFAGSNNSDNTIPSLDASSRSASCDSPDSLPRSADGLLPATAANNSRSLLLLVMLPLRLFTQMFVPPVNLHPMQTKSKNGMFKHRVFSTELDITELVTIDEALSSKEWTLAAQQEYEALLRNNTWV from the exons ATGgaagggagtaaaagttttgggaggAAAGTGAAGAG GGCAACTAAGGTTGTTTCTGGTAATGATGATGAAAATTGTCAGTCTTTTAATACTGCTGCTCAAGTAGATGGTTCTTCTCCCGATCCTGGTGATGCTTCTTTGAGGAAGATACAACAGTTTCCCAAGCATGACACTGTGAAACTTGGTGAGCATAATTTTCTTTTGTGGAAACAACAAGTTCTATTGATTCTTGAAGGTTATGGATTGCAAGATTTTGTGCTTGGAACAATTAATACTCATTCACAGTCAGTTCTTGATAAGGATGGTAATCTTGTTCCTAATCTTGTATTCTTGTTTCATAAGCAACAAGACAAACTGTTGGCTTCTTGGCTGCTGTCTACCATCTGTGATGAGATCTTGGTTCATCTCACTGGTGCTCAATCGAGCTTTGACGTCTGGAGTACTGTAGTGCTCCATTTTGCTTCAAAATATACTTTGACAGTCTCTACCTTGAGACATTCTTTGTACTTTCAGAAAAAAG ATTTGCCTATGGAATTTGAATCAATTCAGATTGTAGCTTCTGAAATGCGTGTTCCTCTTGATCCTCTT GCAAATGTTGCTCAGCAATGTGAAAACACTGATAATAGTAACAATCGGTTTGATAGAGGACCTCGATCATCCTACAAATGTAATGGTAAGTTTTCTCGAGGCCGTGGTCGAAGAAGGAAGTTTGGTCATACTAAGCCTCAATGTCAGCTATGTGGACGAGTTGGTCATACTGTCCAGAAGTGCTATTATCGATTTGATGAAACCTTTGAAG ATTCAGGAGCATCCAATCATGTTATTAATGATTTGGATAATTTGAAGGATGTAACACCATACATAGGTAACCACAAGCTTTACATGGGAAATGGAGAGCCTGTGCCTGTAGCTCAT TTTACAAAAGATAACCaggtttattttgaatttcatccTGTTCATTGCTTTGTGAAGGATATCAAGACATGGAACATCTTGCTGGTGGGCTACATTCATAATGTTCTGTACAAGTTTGATCTATCAGCCTCTCCAAGGGCCAGCACTGCCTTGTTTTCTCTAGCCACTATTCATGCTACTCATTTGAGGACACCTACTCCTAGTACTTCTGTTTTTAGCCTATGGCACAGAAG ATATACCTGGTTATATCTCATTAAACATAAATCTGAGGCTCTTGTAAAATTTCTGCATCTTCATAAATTCATTGAGGTTCAGTTTGGCTGTAAGGTGAAG GTTCTTTCTCAATTGAGAATACACCATCGCCTATCATGTCCCCATACCTCTGAGCAAAATGGCTTGGTTGAGCGCAAACATAGGCATATAGTTGATATCGGCATGACATTACTGGTTCAAGCTAAGGTTCATATGCATCTTTGGGCATATGCTTTCATTAGCGCAGTCCTCCTTATTAACAGGCTCCCAACATCTGTTCTTGATGAAAAGTCTCCCTATGAACTATTGCACAAGTCTCTGCCTGATTACATGCACCTCCGACTTTTTGGTTGCAGATGTTATCCGTATCTCCAGCCTTTCAATACTCATAAATTGCAATTTCATTCCAAACCTTGTGTTTTTCTTAGCTATAGCCGTGTGCACAAGGCATACAAGTGCCTTGATGATGCTGGTAAGATGTTTCTTTCTAGACATGTGGTGTTTgatgaaacatgtttcccttttGCTGGTTCTAACAACTCAGATAATACTATT CCTAGTCTCGATGCTTCTTCTAGGTCTGCCTCTTGTGACTCTCCTGACTCGTTGCCCAGGTCAGCTGATGGTTTGTTGCCAGCCACTGCAGCTAACAATAGTAGATCACTTCTTCTCCTGGTGATGCTTCCTCTCAGGCTGTTCACTC AGATGTTTGTTCCTCCTGTTAACTTGCATCCCATGCAAACCAAGTCCAAGAATGGTATGTTCAAGCATCGAGTTTTCTCAACTGAGTTGGATATTACTGAACTGGTCACGATTGATGAGGCTTTGTCTAGCAAAGAATGGACCCTAGCTGCTCAGCAAGAATATGAAGCTTTGCTGAGGAATAATACATGGGTTTAG
- the LOC108468604 gene encoding secreted RxLR effector protein 161-like, with protein sequence MATSTSLSQHVGSAIDNESDYRGIVGALQYVFITWPDITFVVNKVCQFMHKPLDQHFKAVKRILRYLQNTMEYGLHFTAAVNLDLVGFSDANWGADVDDRRSTTGFCVFLGGNPVAWGSKKQQVVSRSTAEAEYRGLAHTVTEVVWLESLLSKLHVVPSKKATFKHVELDLFFVREKVVAGKLNVGHVPAQDQVTNIFTKPISASLFTKFCSSLKVVPRRKQPTKIEQLEAY encoded by the exons ATGGCTACTTCAACAAGTTTGTCGCAGCATGTTGGTAGTGCTATTGACAATGAGTCTGACTATAGGGGCATCGTGGGAGCTCTACAATATGTTTTTATCACTTGGCCTGATATCACATTTGTTGTTAATAAAGTATGCCAATTCATGCATAAGCCTCTTGATCAGCACTTTAAGGCTGTCAAACGGATTCTTAGATATCTTCAAAATACTATGGAGTATGGCCTTCACTTTACTGCTGCTGTCAACTTGGATCTAGTAGGGTTTTCTGATGCAAACTGGGGAGCGGATGTCGATGATAGGAGGTCAACAACAGGTTTTTGTGTTTTTCTTGGTGGAAATCCTGTGGCCTGGGGATCTAAGAAGCAACAAGTTGTCTCCAGGTCTACTGCAGAAGCTGAGTATCGTGGCCTTGCTCATACTGTTACCGAGGTTGTCTGGCTGGAATCTCTTCTGTCTAAGTTGCATGTTGTTCCTTCTAAGAAAGCTACA TTCAAGCATGTAGAATTGGATCTATTTTTTGTTAGAGAAAAGGTTGTTGCTGGGAAGTTGAATGTTGGACATGTACCTGCTCAAGATCAAGTAACAAACATCTTCACCAAGCCCATATCTGCTTCTTTGTTTACAAAGTTTTGTTCGAGTCTCAAAGTTGTTCCAAGACGAAAGCAACCAACAAAGATCGAGCAGCTGGAGGCATATTAA